The DNA window GCAGACAAACGCGGAGGCCAGCGGCACTACGCACGGAAAGAGAAGCGTTACCCGCACGGTGACCTCGTCGCTGGGACCGTAGCTAAGCCCGTGAAAATCCGAAGCCGAAGGACGATTCGGGAAGGTGACCGCAGCAGCGGCGCGGTTATAGAGCATGCTGCCGACCAGTCGCGTCGAGCCGTGGTCACCGATGGCAGCTCGGACGCTGCGATGACGATCGGTGAGAATCCGACGGTAATCCGGAGCAATCGACAGCAAGGGTAGGTGTGCGGCGTGCTGGATGGCGCTCCGGCGTCCCCTACCGGTTGCAAGGCCGTCCCGGAGCAGGCTCGTTAGCGATTTCGCTTCGCCCGGTTTTCCTCCTCGAGGCTCGGACCGGATTGTTGCAGAAGCTTCGAGTGTCCCTCGGGGCGTCCCGCCGTAGCGCTTAGGTTCGTCGTCCAGCACCACGATGGCTGCTCGCGCTGCGGTGGTCGCGGCGTGCTGCACCACCAGTTTTGCTGCGTAGAGCAAGCAGAGCTGGGCGATGCCCATCACGAACAACAAAAGGGGGATGAGGACGATCGCGAATTCCACGCAGACGCTCCCTTCGCTGTTGCGGTACCAGGAGCGTTGTGCTCCTTGCCGGGAGTTCGATCCGGACTCGTTCATGGGCTCCGAGCTTCGGCGGATCGCCAGGCGCAAGCCGCGCGCGCACGTCCCCAGCTTCCGGTGTGCCTGCTTGGGAACGGTGTCGATGCCGCGCTGCGCGCGTGCCTGCGGAGCTGCTGGGGCACGTTCGTACGGCACGCTGGTCCTCACAGGATGTGGTCGGGCACCGATCCATGTGCTGCGAGCACGAGCACGGTGGCCACCAAGATTGGAACCCCAAGGCGCAGACTGAGCGGTGCAACTGC is part of the Pseudomonadota bacterium genome and encodes:
- a CDS encoding pilus assembly protein, with amino-acid sequence MPYERAPAAPQARAQRGIDTVPKQAHRKLGTCARGLRLAIRRSSEPMNESGSNSRQGAQRSWYRNSEGSVCVEFAIVLIPLLLFVMGIAQLCLLYAAKLVVQHAATTAARAAIVVLDDEPKRYGGTPRGTLEASATIRSEPRGGKPGEAKSLTSLLRDGLATGRGRRSAIQHAAHLPLLSIAPDYRRILTDRHRSVRAAIGDHGSTRLVGSMLYNRAAAAVTFPNRPSASDFHGLSYGPSDEVTVRVTLLFPCVVPLASAFVCTEGRRLLADSARGASGLASPNTGTGGRRNSGSGSSASGSALAWQSMKELKRVLSPALLTPLLTSGRRFAILRAEATLPNQGASYAR